The genome window AAGCCACTTCTGTGTACTTCTGCCCCGGGGTCAGTCCCCCGCCCCTGCCAAACCCCATCAGGAACCCACCATGGAGCCCACAGCCCCTCCCCAAGGCAATAGCAAATTCCACCTGGCCTGACCGTGAACAGGGCACACTGCAGAGACTGACATTGGGGGAGCGCTGTGGCCAAAACTTTATTTCATCACAGAAGGAGGGAAGGCCTTGCTGGGGCTCACGGCGGCTTTACCAACGTGCTCAAATGAAAACTCGGTGTATTTGTTGCCCCCAAGACTATCCGTCATCTCCACAGGTTCCCCAGCGTTGAAGGACGTGCAGAGGAACCAGCCAGTGTGGGCAGCTGACTCCAGGGTGTTCCGAGAACCCACCACCGCCCTGTAGAAGGTGAATGGTAGTCGCTGTGCTTCTTCCTGGGCAGCCACGTATTCCAAACTCTGCTTCTAGGAGGTAAAGGGGTAATGAGCCAGAGAGGCCCCTGGGGGGGAGTAGGCCCAGCTGTGGGATATTGGAGAGCCCAGAGGAGGACGGGAAGCCTGTAGAGGGACAGAGAGCCCGTCTACCTCACTTCCTGGAGGCGGTGCTCTGTTGGACCAGCCCAGGTGAGACTTTGTGCAGAGTAAGTGGCACTGGGGTCTTGGAGTTCCCCCTTCAGGGTGGCTGAGGGGTCAGGAAATTGGGCTGGAATGCTCACCTTCAGCTGAAGGGAGGGGTAGCTTTTGCTGTTGTCCTCTTCACAGCAAAGACAAAGCTCTCCGTTAGAGACCGCCAAGAGAACCGGACTCCCCTTCTCCTCATAAGCTGAGCACAAGCGAGAGGCCAAGACAGAGAAGGTCtctgggagaagagaggaggggtcTGTCCTCAGAACGGGTGTGCCGTCTGCCAGGGCATAGGACCCATCCCCTGCGGCCAAGCCCCACAGTCCAGAAACACCTCCCTCGGATCTGGTCACCACCGCGGACTACCATTCCATTCCTAGTGGTCCCCGGGGCTCTGCTGGACTCGGAGGTGTCCTACAGCCTGAGCAGAGCCCCAGGGGGAGGACCGTCCCCTGGGAACAGAAAGCAGCCAAGAGAGTCACCTGGGAGAATGTAGTGCTTGTTGGGCACGGCCGTGAGGGTCCCGCAGTCCAGCACCACCACCTTCTGGTCCTGGTCATACATGCTGAACTTCTCCGGGATGGTGGTGACCATTTCTAGATTAGAGTGTGACCAGATCCCAGCTTCACACTGGGAACAAACAGCTCGGTCCTTCCCGCCCTGGACAGCAGCCCACTGGAGGCTTCTGCCACCCAGGCTTCCTGCCTTGCTCCAGACCAGCTATGTAGCATGTagcatgtatgtacacacatggTGTCTGCTTTGGACACATGGGTGCAAATCCAAGCTCTGCCACCTGGTGCTAGAGGACACAGGAGTCACCAACCTCTCCAAATCTCACTGTCTTCACCTCAGAATTGGGGGTAATAACAGCAGCTGCCTCAGAAGGATGCTCATTAAAATGCTTGTATAGATGAATGACACTTACCAGGTGTCTGAGTTTGATAAGAGCTCCATACATGTTATCCATTCTTCTTCCAGTCTGTCCTACACTCTCCCCTGGGGCACTGTGCTCCCAGCAATGCCCAGCGTGGGACACGTCCTGACACTGACTGTGCCAATgaagggacagaggaagaggGCTGACAGGTGTAGGCAGGATGCACCCAGGAGCCCAGCACCGTGAAGGCCACTGGCACGGGGCTGCATCACAGCCACAGGGCTTGCGGCCGGCCCTGGAGGAACGCCTTGCAACCAACAGGCAGGACCGGCCACCCCAGTAGCCATGGGCTTTCCAGGGAACGGCTCCCAGCAGCACACTCAGGCCAGCCCTGCCCAGAGGTGGGGCCCTGCTCAGGAACCCTCCCAGTGGGCCTGCCCTGAGCAGGCGGCGGGACAGCACAGTCGTGGGTGGCGGCTGTGACATGTCAGCTCTGGGACGGCAGTGGCCACTGCATTGAGTGAGCTGCCACGTAATCAGTCATCTGTGGTCAGTGATCAGACCTGGATGTGAAGCCAGGGCCTCTCTGTCCTCCCGCGCAGGAAACGCCTGCCTCTGGCTGGACCCCTCTGCCCCGGGTTGGGAGgactctgcctggaatgctggcTCTCGGCCGCCTCCCACAGCCCAGCCGCTCAGCCCCTCGGGGCCATAGCACAGGTGTCAGTGCCCCCGTGTCATCCCCACAGTGCTGGGCGCTCCTGGGCACAGGGCCCTGTCTGACGTGCCCTGTCCTCCTTGGCCCTGGCGTAGCGTCATCGACAGTCAGTGTTTATGGACAGGATGAGTGGGTGAGATCCTAAGTGAGTACAGTGACATGGGGCCAGGTAGACAGTGGGTCCCAGCCTGGCTCACACTAGAATCTCTCAGGGGCTTTTCTGGGCCCCACCTCAGACATCTTGAGCTCACAGGACCCACGCAAGCTGATTCTGAACATGAAGCCAGATTGACGCTGAGCCTTCCCCCTTTTGAAACGTGACCACATCCCTGACTCTGCCTTTCTGATCAGCCCCAGTGCTGGCGATGCTACTGGTGTCAGGGCTACTCCGAGCATCATGGCCTGCGTCCCTGGTCCCCAGTCTCGGCTGCACACCTGACCTCCTGGTGAGTGAGGCCAAGACCACGGGTGCCTGTCCCACACCCCTGAAATTCCGATGCAGTTGGTTTGGGTGACACCAGACCTGCCATATAAGTTGCATTTCTAGTACTAGCATTGTGCTTTTTATTCCTAAATGCTTCCTAAATCTGTCCTTTTCCTAAATCTGTCCTTTTCCTGTCACCCCCAGCTGGGCCCCATTCTTTCCCACTCAGGCATGTGCACATCTGTCCACTAACTTCTCTCGCATTATTCCTGGCCCCAAACCAATGTTAGCGTCAATGGTTTTAACGTGCTGGTTGTCTCTCCCGGGGGGCAGCGGTCCTCACTTTCCCGTGCATCACAACAGACAGGCTGTGTGCTGGTGCCACCAGGTGGGGCACGTGCAAAGCAGGGGTAGACACGTCCCAGGGATGGGAGCCTGCATGGCACTGTGGGCAACATGTCTCCCCTGGTGAGCAGAGCAAGGCACAAGGCTCACACGTGGCCTGCGGTGCTGCCGGGCCTTGCGCCTCCTGACTGCCCTGCGCCGAGTGTGGTGACAGCAGCCATACCTGACCGGGGCAGACAGCACTCAGAGCACCTCACACTCCAGAATCTGTCATTGCTGCCTGTGCACCTGGGGCTGGTGGCCACCCTCTTCCTCAGTTTCTGCTCCGGGAAAGTTGTTGTCACGCAGCACCCTAACcgtttgtccctaccatcctttccttaaggaaagagggttgcagggttgtccctcttaggggttgagttttataggtttcctctcttggtcccagtatgctgggtctgcggtcaaagacgagtaagtttcctcaagggagggatgacttaagccagacgggaccccagggacccccatgagttaatgtgaatagaatttagcccttgccgcctccctcgctttccccactgcttgtgttgtgcaggacgcaacaGAAAGTGGTGATTAATGTTTTCTCCTGAGTTTACTGTGAGGGTCACGTGCCACCTGTGGGAAGGGTCCTAGCTCAGGGTGCCTGTGGCACTCAGTGGTGTGGGTCCCCACTCATCCTGCTGCCAAGTTCCTGGTTGTCATAAACACTGTGGAGAGGGCCAAGTTGCCTGTGGTGGTCAGAAGAAGCTGGAAGTTTCCCAGGCTTAAACCTTTACTCACCCCGAGCCCCTTGGCAGGTCTGTGTGACCTTCTCTCTGTGCAGAGTCTGAGGCCCATCTTTCTCATCAGCCCCTGGGATTTGCTTCTACAAGGGGAAGCCTCAATCCCACCCCAGCACCTGAGATTCCCCAAGGGCTGAACCGAGAGGCCGTACCTGCGTGTGTAGGGCTGAAGGAGGTGACACTTGGGCCTGGTTCCAGGGGGCCTCCAGCTGGGGCTGGAATCAGAGACAGTGAAGTCAGCACATACAGTGGGTGACACAGGGACTCAGGGGCCTCTGGGACCATTTAATGCCTCActttatttttgtgcattttcACAAACACCAAAGCAGACAGACATTAACAGTAACTTTTCTGGTTGACTATGATAGGGAATGGAGACAAACTGAGGGGACTCTATTTCTGAGTGCAGAACTTCCTAAAAACATGTGTGTCAACTTGGGTAGAGCCCCACGGCCCACAGCTGTGACAATGACCCGTGGGGTCAGGGCCTACCTGACAAGACAGCAAGTTGTAGAAATGCCAGAGGGACCCAGATGCACAGAGCA of Rhinolophus sinicus isolate RSC01 linkage group LG05, ASM3656204v1, whole genome shotgun sequence contains these proteins:
- the IL37 gene encoding interleukin-37: MGFAMSEAPEETPCSTLSQNPCGWDVINVTIITIITITISFITIVLTITITFIVIFITIINETPASGWTPLPQVGRTLPGMLAVGRLPEPSRSAPRGHSTGVSAPVSSPQSEILREGDQPSSGAQDRAAVRGDPSPGSIALKMSFLEENTGVEMDSAGRERAEPPCSSEAPAGGPLEPGPSVTSFSPTHAEMVTTIPEKFSMYDQDQKVVVLDCGTLTAVPNKHYILPETFSVLASRLCSAYEEKGSPVLLAVSNGELCLCCEEDNSKSYPSLQLKKQSLEYVAAQEEAQRLPFTFYRAVVGSRNTLESAAHTGWFLCTSFNAGEPVEMTDSLGGNKYTEFSFEHVGKAAVSPSKAFPPSVMK